One genomic segment of Rhodothermales bacterium includes these proteins:
- a CDS encoding OsmC family protein: MDRPLPDALAEDMDHRVTVHTPAAGFRTGVAIRQHTLVADEPIAVGGTDEGPTPYDLLGAALGTCTAMTLRMYADRKEWPLEGITVHVEHDRLHAQDCAACETKEGKIDRLRRTITLDGALDDAQRTRLLAIADRCPVHRTLESEIVIATELAEAEA, encoded by the coding sequence ATGGACCGCCCCCTCCCCGACGCCCTCGCCGAAGACATGGACCACCGCGTCACCGTCCACACCCCGGCCGCCGGCTTCCGCACCGGCGTCGCCATCCGCCAGCACACCCTCGTCGCCGACGAACCCATTGCGGTGGGCGGGACGGACGAGGGGCCGACGCCCTACGACCTCCTCGGCGCCGCGCTCGGGACCTGCACCGCGATGACGCTGCGGATGTACGCCGACCGCAAGGAATGGCCGCTCGAAGGCATCACCGTCCACGTAGAGCACGACCGGCTCCACGCGCAGGACTGCGCCGCGTGCGAGACGAAGGAGGGCAAGATCGACCGCCTCCGCCGCACGATCACCCTCGACGGTGCCCTCGACGACGCGCAGCGCACCAGGCTCCTCGCGATCGCCGACCGCTGTCCGGTCCACCGCACGCTCGAAAGCGAGATCGTCATCGCCACGGAGTTGGCCGAAGCTGAGGCCTGA
- a CDS encoding DUF433 domain-containing protein produces MERHEVYHSDPEIMGGTPVFQGTRVPVQTLLDYLEGGDTLDEFLDGFPGVSREQAVTFLEMAKDALLSAA; encoded by the coding sequence ATGGAACGTCACGAGGTCTACCACTCCGATCCGGAGATTATGGGCGGCACGCCCGTCTTCCAGGGCACCCGCGTGCCCGTTCAGACGCTACTCGACTATCTGGAAGGCGGCGACACCCTCGACGAGTTTCTCGACGGCTTCCCAGGCGTGAGCCGAGAGCAAGCAGTCACCTTCTTGGAAATGGCGAAGGATGCCCTGCTCTCCGCTGCCTGA
- the egtB gene encoding ergothioneine biosynthesis protein EgtB yields MSSPALLSPAVSRDAFLALPLAEQYRAVRSFTETLTEPLATEDYVVQSHADVSPTKWHLAHTTWFWETFVLAEHLDGYALYDARYPFLFNSYYVQAGERHCRAQRGYLSRPTVAEVFAFRAHVDEAMQRLLEGMPGDVKSPLAEVVRVGLNHEQQHQELMVTDIKHVFSVNPLRPAYRSGDAYAAAPDPGPIRWVAFDEGLHEVGYLPERDGPFTFDNETPRHRVFVEQFALADRLVTCGEYLAFMEDGGYARAPLWLSEGFATVQEHGWSEPFYWEQRDGAWWHFTLSGMRPVDPNEPLAHISYFEADAYARWAGLRLPTEFEWEVASEGVPMTGNFAEDGPLHPTPPERVAGGDGAPTPPRLRQLFGDVWEWTRSQYSPYPGYQPLPGALGEYNGKFMSNQFVLRGGSCATSPTHIRPTYRNFFPADATWQFTGIRLARDL; encoded by the coding sequence ATGTCCTCTCCCGCTCTCCTCTCCCCCGCGGTTTCCCGCGACGCGTTCCTCGCCCTCCCCCTCGCCGAGCAGTACCGCGCCGTCCGCTCGTTCACCGAGACCCTCACCGAGCCGCTCGCGACCGAGGACTACGTCGTCCAGTCCCACGCCGACGTGAGCCCGACGAAGTGGCACCTCGCCCACACGACGTGGTTCTGGGAGACGTTCGTCCTCGCCGAGCACCTCGACGGCTACGCGCTCTACGACGCGCGCTACCCCTTCCTCTTTAACTCGTACTACGTGCAGGCGGGCGAGCGCCACTGCCGGGCCCAGCGCGGCTACCTCTCGCGCCCGACCGTCGCCGAGGTGTTCGCCTTCCGTGCGCACGTGGACGAGGCCATGCAGCGCCTCCTCGAAGGGATGCCGGGCGACGTCAAGAGCCCGCTCGCCGAGGTCGTCCGCGTAGGGCTCAACCACGAGCAGCAGCACCAGGAGCTGATGGTGACGGACATCAAGCACGTCTTCTCCGTCAACCCCCTCCGCCCGGCGTACCGCAGCGGCGACGCGTACGCCGCCGCGCCCGACCCCGGCCCGATCCGGTGGGTCGCCTTCGACGAGGGGCTCCACGAGGTCGGCTACCTCCCCGAGCGCGACGGGCCGTTCACGTTCGACAACGAGACGCCGCGCCACCGCGTGTTCGTCGAACAGTTCGCCCTCGCCGACCGGCTCGTGACGTGCGGCGAGTACCTCGCGTTCATGGAGGACGGCGGCTACGCTCGTGCCCCGCTGTGGCTCTCCGAAGGCTTCGCGACGGTGCAGGAGCACGGCTGGTCCGAGCCGTTTTACTGGGAGCAACGCGACGGCGCGTGGTGGCACTTCACCCTCTCGGGGATGCGCCCCGTCGATCCGAACGAGCCCCTCGCGCACATCTCGTACTTCGAGGCCGACGCCTACGCCCGCTGGGCCGGCCTCCGCCTCCCGACCGAGTTCGAGTGGGAGGTCGCCAGCGAAGGCGTTCCGATGACAGGCAATTTCGCCGAGGACGGCCCGCTGCACCCGACGCCGCCGGAGCGCGTCGCGGGCGGCGACGGTGCGCCCACACCGCCGCGCCTCCGTCAGCTCTTCGGCGACGTGTGGGAGTGGACGCGAAGCCAGTACTCCCCGTACCCCGGCTACCAGCCGCTCCCCGGCGCGCTCGGCGAGTACAACGGCAAGTTCATGTCGAACCAGTTCGTGCTGCGCGGCGGGAGCTGCGCGACGAGCCCGACCCACATCCGCCCGACGTACCGCAACTTCTTCCCCGCCGACGCGACGTGGCAGTTCACCGGCATCCGCCTCGCCCGCGACCTGTAA
- the egtD gene encoding L-histidine N(alpha)-methyltransferase produces MASPSLPDAPAETTDREAFRSDVLTGLGRPQKAIPCKYFYDERGSVLFDRITETEEYYPTRTELAIMETHVDEMAAHIGPRAALIEYGSGSSLKTRVLLDGLDDLAAYVPIDISQAHLFATAETLREAYPGLPILPVAADYTADFDLPPLTDARKRVVYFPGSTVGNFDRAQAADFLDHAAEVACGEDGTCGGLLIGVDLKKDRATLEAAYDDAAGVTAAFNLNLLTRINRELDGTFDPDGFRHRAVWNDDLGRIETYLVSTRKQTVTVDGEAFHFAEGERVHTENSHKYTVEGFARFAAASGFVLRQAWTDPEDLFSVQYFEVNA; encoded by the coding sequence ATGGCCTCCCCTTCCCTGCCCGACGCCCCCGCCGAAACCACCGACCGCGAGGCGTTCCGCTCCGACGTGCTGACCGGGCTCGGTCGCCCTCAGAAAGCGATCCCGTGCAAGTATTTCTACGACGAGCGCGGGTCCGTCCTCTTCGACCGGATCACGGAGACCGAGGAGTATTACCCGACGCGGACCGAGCTCGCCATCATGGAGACGCACGTCGACGAGATGGCGGCGCACATCGGGCCGCGCGCCGCACTCATCGAGTACGGCAGCGGCTCCAGCCTCAAGACCCGCGTCCTCCTCGACGGGCTCGACGACCTCGCGGCCTACGTCCCCATCGACATCTCGCAGGCCCACCTCTTCGCCACGGCCGAGACGCTGCGCGAGGCGTACCCCGGCCTCCCGATCCTCCCCGTCGCCGCCGACTACACGGCCGACTTCGACCTCCCGCCGCTGACGGACGCCCGCAAGCGCGTCGTCTACTTCCCCGGCTCGACCGTCGGCAACTTCGACCGCGCGCAGGCGGCGGACTTCCTCGACCACGCAGCGGAGGTCGCCTGCGGCGAAGACGGGACGTGCGGCGGCCTCCTCATCGGCGTCGATTTGAAGAAGGACCGCGCGACGCTCGAAGCGGCGTACGACGACGCGGCCGGCGTCACGGCCGCCTTCAACCTCAACCTCCTCACGCGCATCAACCGCGAGCTCGACGGCACGTTCGACCCCGACGGCTTCCGCCACCGCGCCGTGTGGAACGACGACCTCGGCCGGATCGAGACGTACCTCGTCAGCACCCGCAAGCAGACCGTGACCGTGGACGGCGAGGCGTTCCACTTCGCCGAGGGCGAGCGCGTCCACACCGAGAACTCCCACAAGTACACCGTCGAGGGCTTCGCCCGCTTCGCCGCCGCGTCCGGGTTCGTGCTCCGCCAGGCGTGGACCGACCCCGAGGATTTGTTCAGCGTGCAGTATTTCGAGGTAAACGCGTAG
- the ppgK gene encoding polyphosphate--glucose phosphotransferase yields MAKKKAPKIVLGVDIGGTGVKGALVDVRKGTLTADRLRIPTPQPATPEAVAVTVAEIVEHFKWKGRLGCTIPARVRRGVVETATNIDQAWIGTNAQKLIGKATGLRCAALNDADAAGIAEARFGAGKGKKGTVVLLTFGTGVGSAVIVDGDLVPNTELGHMRWKGDIVENWSANSVREREEMEWEEWAERVQDTLDYVETILAPDLLIIGGGVSRQKRWTEYGPLLKTRAKLKPAALTNEAGIVGAAWYARK; encoded by the coding sequence ATGGCGAAGAAGAAAGCTCCCAAAATCGTGCTCGGCGTCGACATCGGCGGAACGGGCGTCAAAGGCGCGCTCGTCGACGTCCGCAAGGGCACGCTGACGGCGGACCGGCTCCGCATCCCCACGCCGCAACCCGCGACGCCCGAGGCCGTCGCCGTGACCGTCGCCGAGATCGTCGAGCACTTCAAGTGGAAGGGGAGGCTTGGCTGCACGATCCCCGCCCGCGTCCGCCGCGGCGTCGTCGAGACCGCGACGAACATCGACCAGGCGTGGATCGGGACGAACGCGCAGAAGCTCATCGGGAAGGCGACCGGCCTCCGCTGCGCCGCGCTCAACGACGCCGACGCGGCCGGCATCGCCGAGGCCCGCTTCGGCGCGGGCAAGGGGAAGAAGGGCACCGTTGTCCTGCTCACGTTCGGCACCGGCGTCGGCAGCGCTGTGATCGTCGACGGCGACCTCGTCCCGAACACCGAACTCGGCCACATGCGGTGGAAGGGCGACATCGTCGAGAACTGGTCGGCGAACTCCGTCCGCGAGCGCGAGGAGATGGAATGGGAGGAGTGGGCCGAGCGCGTGCAGGACACGCTCGACTACGTCGAGACGATTCTCGCGCCCGACCTCCTCATCATCGGCGGCGGCGTGAGCCGGCAGAAGCGGTGGACGGAGTACGGCCCGCTCCTCAAGACGCGGGCGAAGCTGAAGCCGGCGGCGCTCACGAACGAGGCCGGGATCGTCGGCGCGGCGTGGTACGCGCGGAAGTAG
- a CDS encoding nuclear transport factor 2 family protein translates to MASFFDQHRQHLLAGDADGIAGLYHDDAEMLSFEFGAKQGRDAIRDQYAAFFDFHGSISSVEINRKVDLDGSLFVEFTMESERGTFQLINAFVLDGGKARRHFTNVVQGEVEADESER, encoded by the coding sequence ATGGCTTCCTTTTTCGACCAGCACCGCCAGCACCTCCTCGCCGGCGACGCCGACGGCATCGCCGGGCTCTACCACGACGACGCCGAGATGCTCTCGTTCGAGTTCGGCGCGAAGCAGGGCCGCGACGCCATCCGCGACCAGTACGCCGCCTTCTTCGACTTCCACGGTTCGATCTCCTCCGTCGAGATCAACCGGAAGGTTGATCTCGACGGCAGCCTCTTCGTCGAGTTCACGATGGAGAGCGAGCGCGGCACGTTCCAGCTCATCAACGCCTTCGTGCTCGATGGCGGGAAGGCGCGGCGGCACTTCACGAACGTCGTGCAGGGCGAGGTCGAGGCCGATGAGTCCGAGCGGTGA
- a CDS encoding SPOR domain-containing protein, translating to MIRRLPLALLLIALLGLTACSGPRETDRDPEPEPVDEREQPAYETFDPAPYDAEPAPVDAAIQHDVPAMLMDGEIEMPEMEGPRTVQGYRLQVFSSADKAAAEDVRDEADGWWRVVRDDLDAAAAFPNGLPMEVYFNQPYYRVRLGAFEFRREAEAALPVIQRRFPEAFIVPDVVTLGGTGGQ from the coding sequence ATGATCCGCCGTCTCCCGCTCGCCCTCCTCCTGATCGCCCTGCTCGGCCTCACCGCGTGCAGCGGACCCCGCGAGACCGACCGCGACCCCGAGCCCGAGCCCGTCGACGAGCGGGAGCAGCCGGCGTACGAGACCTTCGACCCGGCCCCGTACGACGCCGAGCCCGCCCCCGTCGACGCCGCGATCCAGCACGACGTGCCGGCGATGCTGATGGACGGGGAGATCGAGATGCCGGAGATGGAGGGGCCGCGCACGGTGCAGGGCTACCGGCTGCAGGTCTTCTCGTCGGCCGACAAGGCGGCGGCCGAGGACGTGCGTGACGAGGCCGACGGGTGGTGGCGCGTCGTGCGCGACGACCTCGACGCGGCGGCGGCGTTCCCGAACGGGCTCCCGATGGAGGTCTACTTCAACCAGCCGTACTACCGCGTGCGGCTCGGCGCGTTCGAGTTCCGGCGCGAGGCCGAGGCGGCGCTCCCCGTCATCCAGCGCCGGTTTCCCGAGGCGTTCATCGTCCCCGACGTGGTCACGCTCGGCGGCACGGGCGGGCAATAG
- the deoC gene encoding deoxyribose-phosphate aldolase, which produces MRASETATGAQAEPSDACALAPPIARLIDHTVLKPDTTADAIRALCAEARAHCFASVCVNPCYVPLAAEALRGAVPAVCTVLGFPFGASRAPVKAFEAQQAVRDGATELDMVLNVGFLKSGMYAEVEEDIRAVVDATRQASSGRALVKVILETALLTDEEKVIACVLAQNAGADFVKTSTGFASGGASPQDVALMRRVVGEGMGVKASGGVRSYEDAMEMVAHGASRIGASASVAIVQGGGAGGDGY; this is translated from the coding sequence ATGCGGGCGTCGGAGACGGCGACGGGCGCGCAGGCCGAGCCGTCGGACGCCTGCGCCCTCGCCCCGCCGATCGCCCGGCTCATCGACCACACCGTGCTGAAGCCGGACACCACGGCTGACGCGATCCGCGCGCTCTGCGCCGAGGCCCGCGCCCACTGCTTCGCGAGCGTGTGCGTCAACCCGTGCTACGTCCCGCTCGCCGCCGAGGCGCTGCGCGGCGCGGTCCCGGCGGTCTGCACCGTGCTCGGCTTCCCGTTCGGCGCGAGCCGCGCGCCCGTGAAAGCGTTCGAGGCGCAGCAGGCCGTCCGCGACGGGGCGACGGAACTCGACATGGTCCTCAACGTAGGCTTCCTCAAGAGCGGGATGTACGCCGAGGTCGAGGAAGACATCCGCGCCGTCGTCGACGCCACGCGGCAGGCGTCGAGCGGGCGGGCGCTCGTGAAAGTCATCCTCGAAACGGCGCTCCTCACGGACGAGGAGAAGGTGATCGCGTGCGTCCTCGCGCAGAACGCCGGCGCCGACTTCGTCAAGACGTCGACCGGCTTCGCCTCGGGCGGGGCGAGCCCGCAGGACGTGGCGCTGATGCGGCGCGTCGTGGGCGAGGGGATGGGCGTGAAGGCGTCGGGCGGCGTCCGCTCGTACGAGGACGCGATGGAGATGGTGGCGCACGGCGCGAGCCGGATCGGCGCGAGCGCGTCCGTGGCGATTGTGCAGGGCGGTGGGGCCGGCGGCGACGGGTATTAG
- a CDS encoding sigma-54 dependent transcriptional regulator has product MSKKTICVVDDDPKIGDLFATVLRRDGYDASSFVSPVAMLETIDSDGPPDLILTDLMMPDMSGIDLLEALRERDLTLPVIMMTAHSSVQTAVEAMRLGAFHYLQKPVNLEEMRALLHKALDLYSDKQELKQIKKAQKKAHDVGKIVGTSAEVDKVRETIETLSDIPNTIVLIRGETGTGKNLVAKTIHFSSEWNAGRFMEINCAALPDNLLESELFGYEKGAFTDARASKTGLLEIADGGTLFLDEIDSMSIPLQAKLLSFLESRTFRRLGGTDDIRVTTRIVCATNANLEERVAEKAFRKDLFFRINVVSLRLPALRQMGKDVLLIAKEVVESFNKELKRNVERFTPEAEQKLLEHDWPGNVRELRNVLERALIFTRGDTLDASDLVLLKTEGFGDDNADGYFRFRSGGSLEELEHQYIRHILETTDTSYAEVSRLLGISKKTLWEKRKKYNLDEALEDA; this is encoded by the coding sequence ATGAGTAAAAAGACCATCTGCGTCGTCGACGACGACCCCAAGATCGGCGACCTCTTCGCCACCGTGCTCCGCCGCGACGGCTACGACGCCTCGTCGTTCGTGAGCCCCGTCGCGATGCTGGAGACGATCGATTCCGACGGCCCGCCGGACCTCATCCTGACGGACCTCATGATGCCAGACATGTCCGGCATCGACCTCCTCGAAGCGCTCCGCGAGCGGGACCTCACGCTCCCCGTCATCATGATGACGGCGCACTCGTCGGTGCAGACGGCCGTCGAGGCGATGCGGCTCGGGGCGTTCCACTACCTCCAGAAGCCGGTCAACCTGGAGGAGATGCGCGCCCTGCTCCACAAGGCGCTCGACCTCTACAGCGACAAGCAGGAGCTGAAGCAGATCAAGAAGGCGCAGAAAAAGGCGCACGACGTCGGCAAGATCGTCGGCACGAGCGCCGAGGTGGATAAGGTCCGCGAGACGATCGAGACGCTCAGCGACATCCCGAACACGATCGTCCTCATCCGCGGCGAGACGGGGACGGGGAAGAACCTCGTCGCCAAGACGATCCACTTCAGCTCGGAGTGGAACGCCGGGCGGTTCATGGAGATCAACTGCGCCGCGCTCCCCGACAACCTCCTCGAGTCCGAGCTGTTCGGCTACGAGAAGGGCGCCTTCACCGATGCTCGCGCCTCCAAAACCGGCCTCCTCGAAATCGCCGACGGCGGCACGCTCTTCCTCGACGAGATCGACTCGATGTCGATCCCGCTCCAGGCCAAGCTCCTCTCGTTTTTGGAGAGCCGGACGTTCCGCCGCCTCGGCGGCACCGACGACATCCGCGTCACGACGCGGATCGTCTGCGCGACGAACGCGAACCTCGAAGAGCGCGTGGCGGAGAAGGCGTTCCGCAAAGACCTCTTCTTCCGCATCAACGTCGTCTCGCTCCGGCTGCCCGCGCTGCGGCAGATGGGGAAGGACGTGCTCCTCATCGCCAAAGAGGTCGTGGAGTCGTTCAACAAGGAGCTGAAGCGGAACGTCGAGCGCTTCACGCCGGAGGCCGAGCAGAAGCTGCTCGAGCACGACTGGCCAGGCAACGTCCGCGAGCTGCGCAACGTGCTCGAACGGGCGCTGATCTTCACACGCGGCGACACGCTCGACGCGAGCGACCTCGTCCTGCTCAAGACCGAAGGCTTCGGCGACGACAACGCCGACGGCTACTTCCGCTTCCGCAGCGGCGGCTCGCTCGAAGAGCTGGAGCACCAGTACATCCGCCACATCCTCGAGACCACGGACACGTCGTACGCCGAGGTTTCCCGCCTCCTCGGCATCTCGAAGAAGACGCTGTGGGAGAAGCGGAAGAAGTACAACCTCGACGAGGCGTTGGAGGATGCGTAG
- a CDS encoding diacylglycerol kinase family protein, whose amino-acid sequence MPFRSVAVILNPAAGNRRAGRARAQLREALEASGVPFEIIATERPNHAATLARRAATQFDAVIAGGGDGTVQEVATGLLGNAHATPFGVLPLGTGNDFAHQLGVPKRPSDAVRALLAADVVPVDAGIVRWRDAGDVHHIHEAVFVNAVGIGFDALVAAEAAQFKVFRGISGYVMAVAKALRIWQQPDVEVRRREPVAAGEPQPTAEPPMYAGPFFLAAVSNGTSVGGGFRLTPDARIDDGLLDLCLVSGPLSLARISRLLPKAIAGRHLHEPEVRMDRLEALTLRLSAGVPIHVDGEVLTRSAVEVEVEVQPAAFRMLRVGPRI is encoded by the coding sequence ATGCCTTTTCGCTCCGTCGCCGTCATCCTCAACCCCGCGGCCGGCAACCGCCGCGCCGGGCGCGCCCGTGCCCAACTCCGGGAAGCACTCGAAGCGTCGGGCGTCCCGTTCGAGATCATCGCGACCGAGCGGCCGAACCACGCGGCCACGCTCGCCCGCCGCGCCGCGACGCAATTCGACGCCGTGATCGCGGGTGGCGGCGACGGCACCGTGCAGGAGGTGGCGACGGGGCTACTCGGCAACGCCCATGCCACGCCCTTCGGCGTGCTGCCGCTCGGCACCGGCAACGACTTCGCGCACCAACTCGGCGTCCCGAAGCGGCCTTCCGACGCCGTCCGCGCCCTCCTCGCCGCCGACGTCGTGCCCGTCGACGCCGGGATCGTGCGGTGGCGGGATGCGGGCGACGTCCACCACATCCACGAGGCCGTGTTCGTAAACGCCGTCGGGATCGGGTTCGACGCGCTCGTGGCGGCCGAGGCCGCGCAGTTCAAAGTCTTCCGTGGCATCTCGGGCTACGTCATGGCCGTGGCGAAGGCGCTGCGGATCTGGCAGCAGCCCGACGTCGAGGTGCGCCGTCGGGAGCCCGTCGCCGCCGGTGAACCGCAGCCCACGGCAGAGCCACCGATGTACGCGGGGCCGTTCTTCCTCGCCGCCGTCAGCAACGGGACCTCCGTCGGCGGCGGCTTCCGCCTCACGCCCGACGCCCGCATCGACGACGGCCTGCTCGACCTCTGCCTCGTCTCCGGCCCGCTCTCACTCGCTCGCATCTCGCGGCTCCTGCCCAAAGCCATCGCCGGGCGCCACCTCCACGAGCCCGAGGTGCGGATGGACCGGCTCGAAGCCCTCACGCTCCGCCTTTCGGCCGGCGTCCCGATCCACGTCGACGGCGAGGTGCTGACGCGGTCGGCCGTCGAGGTCGAGGTGGAGGTGCAGCCGGCGGCGTTCCGGATGCTCCGCGTCGGGCCTCGCATCTAG
- a CDS encoding helical backbone metal receptor, translating to MPLPVRLCLLLAALFATGCGERDAASAPAAPTPTDDLGRAVAVAPPVGRVLTLAPNLTEILFAAGGGAALVGASQADDFPAEVAALPRYGTYPLDLEAVVALRPDLVLATNQVNNPDDARPLAEAGVPTYFFSFETLDDVQRALRRVGELVGTEARADAAADSFETRLQRLAARTDSLARPRTLLLIGDETLFAFGSASYTQQMIALAGGESVTAHFDGEAVTLSDEFVLEAAPDVIVGTFGADTDAARLLALHPAWASVPAVAAGRVHSVDPDLVLRPGPRLADGTETLARLLHPVAFGDPSGGGTL from the coding sequence ATGCCGCTGCCCGTCCGTCTCTGTCTTCTGCTCGCCGCCCTGTTTGCCACGGGCTGCGGCGAGCGCGACGCCGCCTCCGCGCCCGCCGCGCCGACGCCCACCGACGACCTCGGCCGCGCCGTCGCTGTCGCTCCGCCCGTTGGCCGCGTGCTGACGCTCGCGCCGAACCTGACGGAGATCCTCTTCGCGGCAGGCGGCGGCGCTGCCCTCGTTGGCGCGAGCCAGGCCGACGACTTCCCCGCCGAGGTCGCCGCGCTCCCCCGCTACGGGACGTACCCGCTCGACCTCGAAGCCGTCGTCGCGCTCCGGCCCGACCTCGTGCTCGCGACGAATCAGGTCAACAACCCCGACGACGCCCGCCCCCTCGCCGAAGCCGGCGTGCCGACGTACTTCTTTTCGTTCGAGACGCTCGACGACGTGCAGCGCGCGCTACGCCGCGTCGGCGAACTCGTCGGCACCGAAGCCCGCGCCGACGCCGCGGCTGATTCGTTCGAGACGCGACTCCAACGCCTCGCCGCTCGCACCGATTCGCTCGCTCGGCCGCGCACGCTGCTGCTGATCGGCGACGAGACGCTCTTCGCGTTCGGCAGCGCGTCGTACACCCAGCAGATGATCGCGCTTGCGGGCGGCGAGAGCGTGACGGCACACTTCGACGGCGAGGCCGTCACGCTCTCCGACGAGTTCGTGCTCGAAGCCGCGCCCGACGTCATCGTCGGCACGTTCGGGGCGGACACCGACGCGGCTCGCCTGCTCGCGCTCCACCCGGCGTGGGCGTCCGTCCCCGCCGTCGCCGCCGGCCGCGTCCACTCCGTCGACCCGGACCTCGTGCTCCGCCCCGGCCCCCGCCTCGCCGACGGCACCGAGACGCTCGCCCGCCTGCTCCACCCCGTGGCGTTTGGTGATCCATCCGGCGGAGGGACGCTGTGA
- a CDS encoding iron ABC transporter permease: MNRAGLVGLGLVVALVVSLAVAVAFGSADVALGDVGRAVLHRLTAGAVAPPGEVADVIVWTLRLPRALLAALVGGGLAVIGVAMQALVRNPLAEPYILGVSSGASAGVSLFYLGFLPPLLTRTLSLSLAAFLGALAAMLVVYLVARQGPRISTARLLLAGVAVSAFLAALTAFVTFASPDPNKIRTVLFLLLGSFAGTTWGGVALPAAGALLGLAVLWVLARPLDALLTGEEPAQSLGVPVEGLKRTLVGLAALVTGVLVAASGIIGFVGLIVPHAVRFVVGVGHRRVVPLSFAAGALFLVWADLAARTILPDQEVPVGVLTALCGVPFFLALLRRSGV, from the coding sequence GTGAACCGCGCGGGGCTCGTCGGGCTCGGGCTCGTCGTCGCCCTCGTCGTGTCCCTCGCCGTCGCCGTGGCGTTCGGGAGCGCGGACGTAGCGCTCGGCGACGTCGGCCGCGCCGTGCTCCACCGGCTGACGGCGGGGGCCGTCGCACCACCGGGCGAGGTGGCCGACGTGATCGTGTGGACGCTCCGGCTACCGCGCGCGCTCCTCGCCGCGCTCGTCGGCGGCGGACTCGCCGTGATCGGCGTGGCGATGCAGGCGCTCGTGCGCAACCCGCTCGCCGAGCCGTACATCCTCGGCGTGTCGAGCGGGGCCAGCGCGGGTGTGTCGCTGTTCTACCTCGGCTTCCTCCCGCCCCTCCTGACGCGGACGCTCTCACTCTCGCTCGCGGCGTTCCTCGGCGCGCTCGCCGCCATGCTCGTCGTCTACCTCGTCGCCCGGCAGGGCCCGCGCATCTCGACGGCGCGGCTCCTCCTCGCGGGCGTCGCCGTCTCCGCGTTCCTCGCCGCGCTGACGGCGTTCGTCACCTTCGCCTCGCCGGACCCGAACAAGATCCGCACGGTCCTCTTCCTCCTCCTCGGCTCGTTCGCCGGAACGACGTGGGGCGGCGTCGCGCTCCCCGCCGCCGGCGCGCTCCTCGGGCTCGCCGTGCTGTGGGTGCTCGCCCGCCCGCTCGACGCGTTGCTGACGGGCGAGGAGCCCGCGCAGAGCCTCGGCGTCCCAGTCGAGGGGCTGAAGCGGACGCTCGTCGGGCTCGCGGCGCTCGTCACCGGCGTGCTCGTCGCGGCGAGCGGGATCATCGGGTTCGTCGGGCTCATCGTCCCGCACGCGGTCCGCTTCGTCGTCGGCGTCGGGCACCGGCGCGTCGTGCCGCTCTCGTTCGCCGCCGGCGCGCTCTTCCTCGTGTGGGCCGACCTCGCCGCGCGCACGATCCTGCCCGATCAGGAGGTGCCCGTCGGCGTGCTAACCGCGCTCTGCGGGGTGCCGTTCTTCCTCGCCCTCCTCCGCCGCTCCGGGGTGTGA